Genomic DNA from Coffea arabica cultivar ET-39 chromosome 7e, Coffea Arabica ET-39 HiFi, whole genome shotgun sequence:
GTGGCTGTGGCATTTGGAtgtttttgtgaaaattttctcAGTAGTGATTATGCTTTTCTTCATGATGTGGTGCAGTTTCGTCCATCAAGTGCATACAACTCTACATTCTTTACTACAAACTCCGGGGCTCCTGTTTGGAACAATAACTCATCTCTGACAGTTGGATCAAGAGGTAAGTCTTATGCTTCATATGGTTTTGCATGGTCTTTGTGCTTGTGGACTTCATGTCATTCATTTTGCGGCTTTATGAAGAGTAATTCTTTCTGAACTTTAGTGTTCCaccaaaattggttaattaatgCAGCAAAGTTTTTCAGACTTCtaagagaaaagaaatgatacATGGAATCATCCTCATAGCGTGCAGACTCTTCCGTCTATCATCCTGTAATGAAAGACCTGCAAATAGGGAGGAAGAGCTAAAACaagcaaagaaaataaatgaggaAAGGCCAAAATTGAGGCTGATATAAgctgatttttcttaataaacATACCTATTATCAACTTAGAGTATGTAATCAACAAACCTTATTCTGCATTTATATAATTATTTGAGTAGCTAAAGAATCTTAAGTGAGGTATATGTTTGTACGTTTTATTATAGAGGCTTCCAAGTTCCGCTTTTGGTCTTCAGCAAGATATATCTTGATCTGACTCGTTGAAACATTTTTTCCATGAGAAGAGGGTTGCTTATATTGAACTGAGCTCATTTATGCATTGATGTTAATTCTTAATTCATGTGATATGCAGTCTATGTaacgtttcatttcaaattttgacATTGACGCCCCATATATTACTGTCTCATTTATGTTCATGCTTGAAGAAGTGCATAACTCATGAATATTAGATTTATTATaagaaataaaatgataaagttGATAAGCTCATCTAACTGCacttaattttgtttctttcacATACAACCAATGATTCGAAAACAAGTGATGCATtgaatttttctcaaaatttttccagGTCCAGTTCTTCTGGAAGATTACCATTTGGTGGAGAAACTTGCCAATTTTGACAGGGAACGGATCCCAGAACGTGTTGTTCATGCCCGAGGGGCTAGTGCCAAAGGGTTCTTTGAGGTCACACATGATATATCTCAGCTTACTTGTGCTGATTTCCTTCGTACCCCTGGTGTCCAGACCCCTGTCATCGTGAGGTTTTCAACTGTTATACATGAAAGGGGCAGTCCTGAAACTTTAAGGGATCCTCGAGGTTTTGCAGTGAAGTTCTACACCAGAGAGGTGTGACATATAGTAAATTGCGAATGGCTTTTCTCTTATACAATCTTCATTTTTCTCCAACTTTTTGTCTTTTGTGGGTCAAATATAAAGGTCTCTACAAGGATACCAAATCAGTATTTTGGCTCGGAGGCATGAATGCCAGGAGCTTGCTGGTGCGAGACACTAGCACACAATCACTAATCCTATTTTAAGTGGTTGTCAGCTTTGCTTGATTTTGTGTCAGAGACAGATTTCAGGCTGTTCTTTGGGTGTTTACTGATGCATGTGTAGCTCCAATTCTAAACATATTTCTATTTTCTGATTCGATGCAAGAAAGagattttccccctttttgattGACAAGCACGAACACGTACTGTACTTTTGGAGCTACAGTATTTCTTTGTGATAATATGATGTATTAACAGAATGACAACTGCTTCTTTCATCAGTATGCATGCAATAAATTATGTATTTAAGGAACTAGTTTTACTTTCCTTGGTAAGCATGCCTACGCGATACATACTAGTATATTATCTTCTTGCCTGGTAAACATGCATAACAGTATAGATTAACTCTATTCTCCTTAATTTGCATGTTTGTTAACAATGAACAGTTTCATTGATGTTGACTTTAATAAGCCTCTACATGGTACTATGCCATTGTTATTCTGAGGAATGAATGCTTGGGTTACCAGAGTGTTAGCTTCTTAGTTTATGACTAGCACACTCCATTCAGACCTGTTTTTATATGCTTTAGTTTATCAGACTTGCTGCAGTGTATTAGCTGTCTTACTGATTCAGGCAGTATTGATATTTTGAATCATGCAGCAGATACACAGCTTGTGCTGTTTCTGTTTGCATGAACCTACGAGTTTCTGCATGCTTAGAATTTTGCTTCACGTTGTCTATAATCAAGAGGAATCTTTAAGTTGTTCATTTAATACTATCCATTCATGATGCTGTAGTCATTATGGAATAGATGTTTATGCACTTAATACATATGGACCCGTAATGTTTTTCTCATTAAGCATGTGTGTTTTATACACACACCAGCTGGTATCTTTTCCCAGATAAGCATGTCAAAACATTTTTAGGCAATGTGTGGTTGTTCATCAATTGTTAATTCAACTGAAACCCTGTTATTCAACGAGTGTTCCATCATGATATTAAGCTTATCCATTTGATCTCATTTGAGTTTTCCAACTTCTGAGTGTGATTCTTCTTAATCAGGGAAATTTTGATCTGGTGGGGAACAATTTTCCTGTCTTTTTCATCCGTGATGGCATGAAGTTTCCTGACATGGTCCATTCTCTGAAACCAAATCCCAAGTCCCATATTCAGGAAAACTGGAGGATCGTTGACTTCTTTTCCCACCATCCTGAGAGTTTGCACATGTTCACTTTCCTCTTTGATGATATAGGTGTACCACAGGATTACAGGCACATGGATGGATCTGGTGTTAACACATATACATTGATCAATAAGGCAGGGAAAGCACATTATGTGAAGTTTCACTGGAAGCCCACTTGTGGAGTAAAGAGTTTGCTGGAGGAAGAGGCTATTAAGGTTGGTGGAGCAAATCATAGCCATGCTACTCAAGACCTCTACGACTCCATAGCAGCTGGAAACTACCCTGAGTGGAAGCTTTTCATCCAGACAATTGATCCTGATTATGAAGACAAATATGACTTTGACCCACTTGATGTGACTAAGACTTGGCCTGAGGATATCTTGCCCCTGCAGCCAGTAGGCCGTCTAGTTTTGAACAGAAACATTGATAATTTCTTTAATGAGAATGAGCAGCTGGCTTTCTGCCCTGCTATTGTGGTGCCAGGAATACACTATTCTGATGATAAGTTACTCCAAACCCGTATCTTCTCCTATGCTGACACACAGAGGCACCGTCTTGGACCCAATTATTTGCAGCTACCCGCCAACGCTCCCAAGTGTGCTCACCACAACAATCACCATGACGGTTTTATGAACTTCATGCACAGAGATGAGgaggttctctctctctctctctctctctctctccccacaACAGATTGCACATTTTGTCCTTGTGTCACATTGTTTTACTTGCACTAGGTAAACAATAAATGATTTATTATTTTAGCATATCAACATCAATCTTAGTAGCAGAATGTTCATTATAGTAGCACTCAAAAGTTATCTGATATGTGCAATCTATATATGTTAATACTACCATTTTTACTCCCATCAGATCCTCATTTTGCAAGTTAGTTTGTTTGTGTTAGGTAATCTGATGTGATATCAATTTACAGGTGGACTACTTCCCCTCGCGGTATGATCCTGTCAGGCATGCTGAGATGCACCCAATTC
This window encodes:
- the LOC113701308 gene encoding catalase isozyme 1 encodes the protein MDPYKFRPSSAYNSTFFTTNSGAPVWNNNSSLTVGSRGPVLLEDYHLVEKLANFDRERIPERVVHARGASAKGFFEVTHDISQLTCADFLRTPGVQTPVIVRFSTVIHERGSPETLRDPRGFAVKFYTREGNFDLVGNNFPVFFIRDGMKFPDMVHSLKPNPKSHIQENWRIVDFFSHHPESLHMFTFLFDDIGVPQDYRHMDGSGVNTYTLINKAGKAHYVKFHWKPTCGVKSLLEEEAIKVGGANHSHATQDLYDSIAAGNYPEWKLFIQTIDPDYEDKYDFDPLDVTKTWPEDILPLQPVGRLVLNRNIDNFFNENEQLAFCPAIVVPGIHYSDDKLLQTRIFSYADTQRHRLGPNYLQLPANAPKCAHHNNHHDGFMNFMHRDEEVDYFPSRYDPVRHAEMHPIPSAVLTGRREKTIIPKENNFKQPGERYRSFAPDRQERFICRWVDALSDPRVTYEIRSIWISYWSQADKSLGQKLASRLSIRPSI